A window of Mastomys coucha isolate ucsf_1 unplaced genomic scaffold, UCSF_Mcou_1 pScaffold1, whole genome shotgun sequence genomic DNA:
TTGCCCTCAGAGATGATCAGGAAACAGCGGATTACAATCCTAAGAGCCTCTGACGTGTTTCCACAGGTGTGCCGCAAGACCAAGTCCGAGGGCTAGGCGTAGATGTGTCTCCAAAGAAGACTACCGAGGCAACAAGAGACTCCAGAGCAGCTTCCCATACCAGAATCCCAGCAACAGCTTCCTCTGCCAGAGCCCCGAGGACAGCATCCCATGGGGCTTGAAGCTGGCCGTCCTTGGGATTTTCTTCATTGTGTTGTTTGTCTACATAATTGTGGAAAAGAAGCCACTCTTGGGTTAAACCCTGCAGGAGCGAGCGGGCGTCTGCGGTGTCCCGACCTTTAACAGGAACCACAGAGCTGTGCAGAAGGGCTACAACCAGGCAACCTCACCTCCGCCCTATCACTGGCTCTCCTGGCTGTTTCTGGGTTTAGCCAGGTGGAGGAGCAAGTGCAGAACCAggcagcatggtggtgcatgatGGTCTGTAAGGCAAGTAAGCCATCATTAAAGGAGCTAACACACCAGAGCGCTCTTCTATAAGGGAAACTGCCTGGGCCTCCCGCCCTCTCCACCCTCCGGTTCCCTCCtgtctgctttttttcccccagccgAAAAGGCTTCCCATTCTTATGGCTGAGACTACTTACATACGACAGAGcatagaaacaaggaaaaaaattatgttcTTAATAAAATATGTCTAAGTGTCCAGGTAGTGGTGACATTTCCAGTTTGGCATGCTGATGACAGGGACCTTGATACAGCGTCAGTCTGCCTCCGCTGCAGCAGCCCCTCAGACGCAGATGGGTCCTTCCCCAGTCATCAAACCTAACTTTATCTCTGGCTCtgattcttttctgtttcctggtgGCAGTTGGTGGAAATGTCTCCCCCAGATAGGACCCAGGAGACAGACTTTTAGAACAAAATCTTGGCATCCAGTCTAGGTTAGTGAGTCTCCCTTATTGTGATTATTTACAGGCGCCCGAGTTAAGAGTCCCTTCCCCAGCACGGGTGGGAACTCACGACGAAAGCTGACTTTCGAAGTTCCCAAGTAGCGTGCAGGCAGCTCCACCAGAGGATTCTGTTCTCTCTGGAAGCTGCTCACAGTTCCACGAGCTGAGAGAGGGGCCTCATGGGCCTTGTAGGATTCCTGTGAATTATTGAAAGTGTCTTATGGGTTTTCtaagccttcctccctcccatctctccagGAGGGGAACATTTCAATCTGGAGACAGAGGTAAGCTATACCTCTGTTTTCTTGACCAGGAATCATTTGGCCCTTAAAATCTACAAGAACACTGCAAAGGACAGAGGTGAGTTCGTGTGATGCCAGAGAATGAGGATCAGCCAGAGATCAAATTTAGGTACTGTTTAGGGCGGAGCCACCATGAGAAAGGCTGCCTCAGCCATGAATAGTAGAGgttggctggggctgggggtcaGAGGTTGAGCGCTGCCAAGCAAGTGTGAGGTCTGGATACCAGGAGAGGAAGAGGTCCTATAGCAATTTTTATGGCAGCCAAAATAAGCCCTACACAGAGGTACAATGCCGGGGACTAGTCTAATAAACAGGAACATTGCCTCTTAGAGATGCAGGAGTCACTAAGACACGAACACCCAGATTATCATAGAAAGCACTTAACCGGAGTCTTCTTTgaactcattttgttttatatacagCAGTGTCTGCCCAAATGCACGTGTGTGCCCCATGTGATGCCCAGTGCCAGTGGGCAGtaatcagaagagggcatcagatctggtatgacagatgattgtgagccaccttgtgacTGCTGGGAGCCACGCCTGGGGCCTtcaaagagcaacaagtgctcttaactcctaagccatcttcccagccacaacatgctttatatatatatatatattaatggtAATCAAAAAGGACAGACTTGTTGTACTGTATTATCATAATGTCACAACAGGAGAGGAAAAACACAGCATGATTTAAAGATTTCTACAAACACTATGTATTAATTTgctaatgagaaaaatataacttaaaaactatactgtgtgtgtgtgtgtgtgtgtgtgtgtgtgtaggggagtgGTGCATGCAGTCTcagctacttgggaagctgaagcaggagatcTCAGGAGGCcaggagttctaggctagcctgggctacatagggaaatgctgcctctgtcttagtttgctttctattgctgtgatgaaacactaaaCAAAATCGTCTTGGGGAGGCAAGAGTTAATTTGGTGCACAGCGCTCTCCATCAGGATCCATTACTGAAGTCAGGGTGgcagctgaagcagagaccatggaggagtgttgctcaTTGGCTTGCTTGCCATGGCAAGCTCGCTCAGTCTGTTTTATTATATAACCTAGGGGTGGCTCCACCCACACTGTTCAGAGCCCCtccacatcagtcattaaccaagaaaatgtcccacagacatgcccacaggacaatctgatggaggctgTGCCTCAgctgagtcaagttgacaaaaactaaccagcacacaccccacaaaaaaaaattatcgCATACTGTACATACTGTGTATATTGCAAGGAACATACACTCACTTCTACTAAGGCTTGCTCTACACAAACAGTTTTGTCCTTGTGAAAAGTCTAGAGccttaaaatgtgttatattatCTAAAACAAGTAAAGTAGAATCATATTCACATGAACCAACTGTAGAAAATGTTGTTTATCTTCCCTTTTGGTCTGCTTAGAGAGAGATCTTGGGTAGATGGGAAGAAAGCTGCTCACATGCTGCCCCTAGAAGCCGTGTCTTCTCCAGCAGCAGCTGGTGTGCCAGCCTCAAGTTATCATCAGGTTCTTTGGTTCGGGGCCACAGCCAGCGTTGTgtcttctacatttttttgtCACTTCTCTTCtgctcccccttttcttttcttggtcaCTGTTGAACCTTCTTCGGCTGCCCCTTTAGTTGTCCATGGCTGCCTGCAGGATGGAAAACTGAGGGTACCCGGCTTTGTCAGGACGGCATTTGGGAGCCAGATACCTAGAGGGTGTTTCAGACACGGGCATCGCCTCCTCCCAGAGGTAAGATAACTTTGAGAGGATGGGCTCTCTGAACGGATCAGCAGGGCGTACTGGGTCACGTAGCCGTACTAGCACCGCCAGGTGGGTCCTGTCAAGTGGGCCTGTTGAGGCCTCCTCCAACCCTTCTTTCACAGTTTAGTGGACATTTTCGGCTCTGAAGCCAGGGCCCAGAGCTCCAGAACCAGATTCTCATGGTAAGCAGGTTGTTTCCAAGCCTACTGGCCAGTATCAGAAACAGCTGCTAGCCAGTATGGCTGCTTTTGTTATGCCCCGAGTCCATGGGAAACCCAGATGAGCCCAAGAATTGCAAAGCACACAGCAACTTGCAGGGGTCTTTTTTATTTCGAGTCCTGACTTGGATCACATGCCTGGCACTCGTAGAGTAAATGCTGGCATGCGATGACGAGTTCGGAAAGCATTGGGTTTATATACAGTATagttaggaattctttgaatgctCAGGATGAAGGGGGGTGAAGGGCAGTAACCATTGGATGGGACTGGACGGaactgaagctgggagggggATTAATGGGTGTCTGTTGTGgggttatcaggaactaattttatggccaACCTGTggcataactgtctgtgacctctgattaactttttctatgatttaaatgtgAGGCCCtcatcttctttgagtttgttatttctttaaggtcccAAGGCCAGGCACCTGGAGAGTTCAGCCATTTATTAAAGAGAGTGCTAGTCTTGGCTGCAGAGATCGGGAGGATGTATCACGCTAGCATTTGGCTCCTCGGGATGTTTTCATTAAAGGGGAGTTTTATGGGCAGTGCCATTCTAACGCTAGACTGGGCTCTCGGAGCAgccagggagggggaaggagccCTGAGCTTGCTGCAGGGAGGACACAGCCAGAAACCAGCTGCCTGCTTATTGCACTTGCCTCGGGGCGCTGCTTCGggaagaaatgcaggggcaaactGTCTATACCCAACCCTCTTTGGGAAGGCTTTAACCACAGAGAGTTAGCATTAGTAATTCAGGGGTTACAACACTTTAAGGCAGTCAGACTTTGTTAAGTTGTCCAGCGGCTATTCCTGGAAGCCTGGGACTCAGGGGCAGTGCTAGGTGACATTGGGTCACACAGCACGGAGCAATGTCGGAGTCCCTTGTTGGATCTTCAGTTGTTAAGCCACAGGATGGCGTTTATAACATCTAGGAGATCAGGCTAGCAAATGCTTTGGGATCAAGCTGCTGTCCCAGGGTGGGTGTGGTTGGTGCTTCTTAGTGTTCTCACTGCCACCATGCTCTGGGGCTGCTTCATGTCCAGTGTGGCCTGCACTTCTGAAAGTAGGCAGGGAAAGACCACTTGGGATTCGTCTCTGTTTCATCTCTACTGCAATACCAGGTGTTATGTAAGACTTACTCAAGGGACAGATGACAGAACAAAGTAATGATGACGAAACCCAACTTGGTGAAGGAATATGTTTGTGGGGGTTATTAGCAGGGGCAGGGTGATTCAGAGACAGCTGTGCCATTGAAAAGCTCACCCCATTATGAGAGACAGCTCATGAACAACTCCAGCATCTGAAGGACATCACAGCTTGATGGGTCATGATCTTCCAGACAGCTGCTCCTCCCCTTTCTACCTATGAAggtcctcctcctgctgctgcttctccttcttcttcctcttgtcctTATCCTTCTcttattcttccttttcccttgtcccctccttctctttgtttttttttttttaatttattttatgtgtatgagtacactatagctgtacagatggacgtgagccatcatgtgtgtggctgctaggaattgatctcaggacctctgccgggcccagctcgctccggcgtaattcactgtagctgtcttcagacgcaccagaagagggtgtcagatcttattactggtggttgtgagccaccatgtggttgctgggatccgaactcaggactttcagaagagtagtcggtgctcttacccgctgagccatctcgccagcccctcctctttggtttttcaaggcagggtttctctgtatagccttggctagcctgaaactcactctacaaatcaggctggcctcgaactcagaaatccgcctgcctctgcctcctgagtgctgggattaaaggcgtgtgccaccactgcctgactcagcTTATGGCTTCTATGTCTTGAATCTTGTGAGTTATAGTTTTCCCAGATAGTGAAGTTTGTTTCCTTCTGAGTCTCATATGAATCTCCTGGCTCCTTCCCAAAGGGAGCTTTCAACTTAGGACTTCCTGAATCTTAAGGAGCCTCCCTCCAGGAAACTGCTATACAAGGAGAGGCAACATAGGAAAATGTCTCCCAGCCAGTGTACTAGGTGAGCTTAAGTAGCCTGCTTAGACCAGTCATCACAGCCTTCGTTCATAACTCGTTGTGTAGCACCAACCAGTCTTTAAGGCTTTGGTTTGGGACGGATCATGTGTGTCTCAGTCATAGTAATCCCTCTACTGGATAAGTGCTCCTCCCTGTGGCCAAGTTAGGAATGGCTCTTTGAGGCTTGTGGTTGCACACATCTGACACAAACCACCCAAACCTTGACTGAGGTGCCTCCTCTCAGCTGCTGTCTTTTGCAGAATTGTCTCGAGGGGTCTACGGAGTGTTCATGTGGGTAGCTGTCAGATGGACAGATCTATTGCTCAAAGCAGTTAGCACTAAGAGAAAGTTCAGCTAATTAGTAAGTCCAAAAGCCACACATCCAACCTCTTTgattatttacatgaaaataaacataatataaagTTTTAGAATGTATCATTAATGATAACAGTACTTTTAACCATTTTCCAGCAATCCTTTATCCTGACCCAGTGCCCAGGGGACACATCTCTTTGTGATTAAGAAAAtctgagggtctggagagatagctcagtggttaagagaactttactgctcttccagagattcagggttcaatccccaacacccagCATGATGGCTatcaaacatctgtaactccagtcctaaggAGATCCAACACCATCTTATTgccctgtgggcactgcacacacatagacattcaCGCAAacaacacacatgaataaatctcaaaaaaaaaaaaatcctttgcaaATAGCTACATTATTGGAAACATTGAGAGACGATTGATCTCATTGACCTGCAGCAGCTATTCTATGACCATGAAGTGAGAATGGGAAAGAGGGTCTGAGAGGATGCCTTGGTGTCAAGAGCACcgacggctcttccagaggactcaggttgggcttccagcacccacacggtggctcacaattgGCTGCAACTTCAATTTCAGATATGACGCCTTTCTCTGGTCTCCGTGGGCACCACGTGCATatggtacacaaatatacatacaagcaaaacacccatacacattaaaaaaatacatttaaaaagaagtataagCCAGGCACggtggtatacgcctttaatcccagcactagaaagccagaggcaggaggatctctctgagtttaaagccagcttggttcacagagtgagctccagaataTCTGGGATtagagagagaccctatcttggacaaagaagaagatgaggaggaagaggaggaggaagaggagaaaggctgACCCATAGACATTGGTCTGATAGCTTACTATTGTTGCAACAAGTTCTGCTCAGGCTAGGAGACCAGCATTTAATTAAGGCGGGACAACAAGAATTACTTGCAATCCCTGGCTCTGTGTTATTTGTTTAATCCAGAGCATCAAGGGAGACTGGCGTGAGAACGTTTAGCTTTAACAGCTGCTATATTGCATCAACAAGGGAGAAGAACACTggacaagaaataaaaagagctcACATAATACCTATGCATACTCAATGAAGGAAACACCCTtaagaagctgtgtgtgtgtgcgcacacgcgcgcacacgtGAGTGTGCGCTCATGCtcgtatgcacatgtgtgtgcatgccaatTGGTGCTTCAAGGTCAGAATTCTGGAATCAGTGGAAAGGAAGTGCACACGACTTACTTTCACGACCTGTCCCTCAAGGGCTGTGTCAATGACCAGCAGCAGTTCAGACCGCCCACCTCAGCTCAACTTACTCACTGTTGTTTTGAGGTAGTGCTACACTCTGATGCCCAGTTCTGCTGAGGGTTCAAAATCAGGTTCAGCCACTTGCCTAAATGCCAAATAATTGGTGCACATAGCAGGTTGCAAGTCAGCAGTGGTCACAGagtaatattcttattttaaaaaggaagaaagaaagaaagaaagaaagaaagaaagaaagaaagaaagaaagaaaaggaaggaagaaagaaagaaagaaagaaagaaagaaagaaagaaaggaaggaagaaagaaagaaagaaagaaagaaagaaagaaagaagggaaggagggagggagg
This region includes:
- the Lemd1 gene encoding LEM domain-containing protein 1 isoform X3; this encodes MTVKRLETPTNKRRILDICYLNPKPTKEVRCAARPSPRARRRCVSKEDYRGNKRLQSSFPYQNPSNSFLCQSPEDSIPWGLKLAVLGIFFIVLFVYIIVEKKPLLG